A segment of the Gemmatimonas sp. genome:
GCGTAGTGGCTCGGCCCCACGTACGTGGAGCGTTCGAGAATCTTCATGATGTGCTATTCGGCCGTGACGAGGGAGTCGCCCAGCGCGGCATTGAGCGCGTCGTGCGGAGATGTAGCCGACGCGGTGGCAACGGCCATCCTCGTGCGGAGATTGAAGCTCGCACCCGCCGCCAGCACATGCAGCGTAGCGCCCAGCAGCGTCACGGCTTCGCCGGGTTCCGCTTCGGCGATCGACGAAAACGAGACGTGCGTCGGATCGATAATCGTGATCGAACCGGCACCCATGACATCGATGGTATCATCCGGCGCAATAAACGCGGCCGTATCTTCATCGACACCAAGTCCGAAGGCGAACGGATTGTACGCCAGCGCGGTGAGCAGGCGCCCCAATCGATCGCGCTGCCGGAAGTGCTGATCGATGATGACGCGATTCGTGAGCCCGAGGCCCGCACACATCGTGACCATGCCGGCGCGGGGCGAGCTCCCCTCGGCGCCGTACGCGATCATGTGCTCGCTGAGATACGCCGCGCCGGCGCTGGTCCCGGCAATGTGCATCCCCGCGGCGTGCCGCTCCCGCAGCAGATGACCCACCGGCGTGCCGCCAAGCGTGGTCGAAAGCTTAAGCTGATTGCCGCCGGTGATGAACACCCCGGTGGCGCTGCCCAGCCATTCGAGCCAGTCGCCGTCGTCACAGTCGCTGCGCCGCTCGAAGTTGAGCGCCTTGGCCTGTGTCACGCCGTGCCGTTGGAATACGCGCTCATAGAACGCGCCCATGTCCGGCTCTGACGACGCGGTGGGAATGATCGCAATGCGTGCTGCCGCGCCGCCGCTCAACGCCACGAAGCGGTCGAGGATGGACGGGGTGAGCAGCTTGCCGCCAATCGGGATGATCCAACCGCGCATAAGTCGGGGATGTGCGTGAGCCGTGCGTACCGTTGCGTACGTCACCGGAGGCGTCGAGCCTTACGAAAGCTAACGCTGGCCGAGGCTGCTGGGTAACGTTCCCGGATGCTGCTGCTACGCAATGCGACTGTATTCGCTCCCGAATCGCGGGGGCAGATGGACCTGCTCGTCGGCGGAGAGCAGATCCTGTGGATGGGCGCGTCAATCGGAGCGCTGCCTCCGGTGCTCGACGTGACCGAGATCGATCTCGGGGGGCGCGTGGTCATTCCCGGGTTGGTGGACGGCCATGCGCATCTCACCGGCGGCGGCGGCGAAGCCGGCCCGAACACGCGCGTGCCTGCCCCGCCCCTCTCGCAGTACACGCTCGCCGGTGTCACCACGACCATCGGCGTGCTTGGCACCGACGACGTCACGCGGAGTACCGCCGAGCTGGTGGTCACGGCACGCGGACTGGTGGCCGAGGGGCTGTCGGCGTGGTGTCATACGGGTGGATACCATGTGCCGCCAGTCACGCTTACCGGCAGCGTACGCGGCGACATTGTGCATATCGACCGGGTGATCGGTGTGGGCGAGCTCGCCCTCAGCGATCACCGCTCGAGCCAGCCCACGCTGGACGACCTGCTGAAGGTGGCGGCCGAGGCGCACGTGGGCGGCATCATGACCGGCAAGGCGGGCGTGGTGCATCTGCATATGGGAGACGGGGTGCGCGGCCTCGACCTGGTGCGCCAGGCACTCGACGCGAGCGAGATCCCGGCGCGGGTGTTCAACCCCACGCACGTGAATCGCAAGCGGGCACTGTTCGAGGAGGCGGTGGCGCTGGCCCGTCGCGGGTGCGTAGTGGATATTACGTCGTTCGACGTGTCGTCTGAGGAGGATGCCTGGAGCGCGGCGGATGCTCTCGAGCGTTTCTGGGCCAGCGGGGCGCCGGCCACCAACGTGACCGTGAGCAGCGACGGGGGCGGGTGTCTGCCGGTGTTCGACGCCGATGGGCGGGTGGTCGAGATGGGCGTCGGTCACGCCGGCAGTCTCTTGGAGACCGTGCGCGAGCTCGTGGCCCGCGGACACGGCCTCGATCGGATCCTGCCCGCCTTCACCAGTAACGTAGCGGCACTGCTCCGCCTATCGGCCAAGGGCTCACTCCGAATCGGGGCCGACGCAGACCTGGTGGTGCTCGACGCCGAGTACAGAGTCCGCGACGTCATGGCCCGTGGCGTCTGGCACATTCAGGACGGAATGACCGAGCGCCGTGGCACCTTCGAGACAGCGTGACGCCCGTGTCCTGACACGCCGGAGACGCGTCCTGAAAAATCGGTCGGTTTCGGGTTTGTGTAAGGAAACAAGTATTGACTTAATCGCCCTTTAGCTGGAAGTTGGGCGTCCGGCTGTCGTTCGTGACAGCAGGCAACTGTTTCACGACATAGGTGTGTGGTCGCCGATCCCGACGTTGGGGTTGGCGCTAAGAGGGAACCCGGTGCGATTCCGGGGCGGCCCCGCCGCTGTAAGGGAGGACGAAGGAGCAGCACGCCACTGCGCACTCAGGGTTGGGTGCACGGGAAGGCCGCTCCGGAGGACGAATCCCGAGCCAGAAGACCTACCAGACACTGGAGTCCGCGCGCACCCTCGAGGGAGGGCACGCCGGGGATCGCTGTGTGCCGTTCACTTGAATGGCGCCGGCTCCGCTGGGCTCCTTGCTGCACATCGCAAGGAGCCTTTTTCGTCGCCCGGCGTGTGAGCTGGGGGGTGGGAAGCGCAGGTCCTCGGGGGTGTGCATTCAATCGCTGGTTCACCCGAAGGAGGCACACTTGGCCGTTTCCGTCGCCCCCCGCAGTTCCGAGTTCCGAGCCAGCTACGACGCCGCCGGCATCAAAGCGGTCACGCAGGTCGTCAAGCGCGACGGCCGCTCGGCCCCGTGGGATCCGGAGTGCATCACCCGTGCGATCGCGCTGGCGTTCTACGCCTCGCGACACGACGATGCGCCGAACCCGCTTCACAACGACGCCGCGCATCGCTTCGGACTCGGCTTCACCGACTTCGCCGACGTCTGCGCCATCACGCAGCTCGTGGTGAACACGGTCGAGCGTCGCGCGCAGGATCATGTGCCCACGGTCGAAGAGATCCAGGACATCGTGGAAATGATGATCGCCGCACGTGGGCATTGGGACATTGCCAAGCGCTACGTGTTGTATCGCGCCGCCCGCGCCCAGCATCGCATCAACGTGCACGGCGAGAACGGCCTGCAAGACTACATCTTCCTGTCGCGCTACTCGCGCTACCGGGAAGATCTGGGTCGCCGGGAAACGCCGTCGGAAGCGTTTACGCGGGTGATGGACATGCATCGCGACCACTTCGCCGATCGCGTCGATCTGCCGGTGGCCGGCTTCGGTGGACGCACGCTGCGCTCGCTCATGGCGGAAACGGAGTCCGCGTTGCAGCGTCGCGCGATCCTGCCCTCCATGCGCTCGCTGCAGTTCGGCGGCCGCGCGATCGAAGCGAACAATGCGCGCATGTTCAACTGCGCGTTCACACACATGGATCGGCTCGACGCCTTCAAGGAATCCTTCTTCCTGCTCATGTCGGGCACAGGCGTCGGCTTCAGCGTGCAGAAGCATCATGTGTCGCAGCTCCCCGCCTTCCCGCTCCGCGCGGCGGAGAACGAGCTGCCGGTGGTGCACTACATGGTGCCCGATACGCTCGAAGGCTGGGCGGATGCGCTCGACGCGCTGATCCGCTCGTACCTCGACGGCACGAAGGTGGAGTTCAACTACAGCGCGATCCGTTCGCGTGGTCAGTCGCTGCGGACCTCGGGCGGTCGCGCCCCGGGTCACTTGCCGCTCAAGAAGGCGCTGTTGGCGGCTGAACGCATGCTCGATCAGGTGCCGGGCCGCGCGCTCCGCCCCATCGAAGTGTACGACATCATGATGCACGTGGCGGTTGCCGTGCTCTCCGGCGGGATCCGTCGCTCGGCCACCATCTGTCTGTTCTCGTCGGACGACGACGAGATGGCCGCGGCCAAGACGGGCAACTGGTTCGAGACCAACCCGCAGCGCGGCAAGTCGAATAACTCCGCCGTGCTCGTGCGCGAAACGGTGCAGCCGTCGGACTTCGCGAAGCTGTTCGAGTTCCAGAAGGAGTTCGGAGAGCCCGGCTTCTACTTCGTGGATGACGCCGAGTACGGCGCCAATCCGTGTGTGGAAATCGGTCTCGCACCTTATATGATTGTGGACGACGCGGCGCAGGCGAAGCTCGCGAAGTACGGCCGTCCCGATGTCGCGATCGGCTCGCGCGTGTCGGGCTGGCAGATGTGCAACCTCACGACCATCAACGCCGGCGCCTGCGACAGCGAAGAGTCGTTCCTGGCCTGCTGCCGTGCCGCGTCGTTGCTAGGCACGATGCAGGCGGCGTACACCGACATCCCGTACCTCGGTGCGGCCACGCGCGTGATCAACGAGCGCGAGTCGCTGCTGGGCGTGTCGATCTGCGGTATCCTCGATCGTCCGTCGCTGCTGCTCAATCCGTCGGTGCTGGAACGTGGCGCGAAGGAATGCCTCGACACCAACGCGGCGATCGCCGAACACCTCGGCATCGAGCCGGCGGCGCGTATTACGTGCGTGAAGCCGGAAGGCACCGCCAGCCTCGTGCTGGGCGCGGGCTCGGGCATTCACCCGCACCATGCACGGCATTACTTCCGTCGCGTTCAGGCGGCGCGCACGGAGCCGTTATACCAGTGGTTCAAGCTGCACAATCCGCACATGACGGAAACGTCGGTGTGGGATCCCGAGACGACCGACGTGATCACCTTCCCGGTGAGCGCCGAGCCCGACGCGATCCTGCGCGAAGATGTCGGCGCCGTGCAGTTCCTCGAGTACGTGAGACTGGTGCAGGAACACTGGGTGCGCGCCGGCCGCCGTCACGAGCAGTACAACCCGGGGCTGCACCACAACGTGTCGAATACGGTCACGGTGAAGGACGACGAGTGGGAAGCCGTGCAGCAGTTCATCTGGGACAACAGGGAATACTT
Coding sequences within it:
- a CDS encoding cyanophycinase: MRGWIIPIGGKLLTPSILDRFVALSGGAAARIAIIPTASSEPDMGAFYERVFQRHGVTQAKALNFERRSDCDDGDWLEWLGSATGVFITGGNQLKLSTTLGGTPVGHLLRERHAAGMHIAGTSAGAAYLSEHMIAYGAEGSSPRAGMVTMCAGLGLTNRVIIDQHFRQRDRLGRLLTALAYNPFAFGLGVDEDTAAFIAPDDTIDVMGAGSITIIDPTHVSFSSIAEAEPGEAVTLLGATLHVLAAGASFNLRTRMAVATASATSPHDALNAALGDSLVTAE
- the iadA gene encoding beta-aspartyl-peptidase codes for the protein MLLLRNATVFAPESRGQMDLLVGGEQILWMGASIGALPPVLDVTEIDLGGRVVIPGLVDGHAHLTGGGGEAGPNTRVPAPPLSQYTLAGVTTTIGVLGTDDVTRSTAELVVTARGLVAEGLSAWCHTGGYHVPPVTLTGSVRGDIVHIDRVIGVGELALSDHRSSQPTLDDLLKVAAEAHVGGIMTGKAGVVHLHMGDGVRGLDLVRQALDASEIPARVFNPTHVNRKRALFEEAVALARRGCVVDITSFDVSSEEDAWSAADALERFWASGAPATNVTVSSDGGGCLPVFDADGRVVEMGVGHAGSLLETVRELVARGHGLDRILPAFTSNVAALLRLSAKGSLRIGADADLVVLDAEYRVRDVMARGVWHIQDGMTERRGTFETA
- a CDS encoding ATP cone domain-containing protein, which produces MAVSVAPRSSEFRASYDAAGIKAVTQVVKRDGRSAPWDPECITRAIALAFYASRHDDAPNPLHNDAAHRFGLGFTDFADVCAITQLVVNTVERRAQDHVPTVEEIQDIVEMMIAARGHWDIAKRYVLYRAARAQHRINVHGENGLQDYIFLSRYSRYREDLGRRETPSEAFTRVMDMHRDHFADRVDLPVAGFGGRTLRSLMAETESALQRRAILPSMRSLQFGGRAIEANNARMFNCAFTHMDRLDAFKESFFLLMSGTGVGFSVQKHHVSQLPAFPLRAAENELPVVHYMVPDTLEGWADALDALIRSYLDGTKVEFNYSAIRSRGQSLRTSGGRAPGHLPLKKALLAAERMLDQVPGRALRPIEVYDIMMHVAVAVLSGGIRRSATICLFSSDDDEMAAAKTGNWFETNPQRGKSNNSAVLVRETVQPSDFAKLFEFQKEFGEPGFYFVDDAEYGANPCVEIGLAPYMIVDDAAQAKLAKYGRPDVAIGSRVSGWQMCNLTTINAGACDSEESFLACCRAASLLGTMQAAYTDIPYLGAATRVINERESLLGVSICGILDRPSLLLNPSVLERGAKECLDTNAAIAEHLGIEPAARITCVKPEGTASLVLGAGSGIHPHHARHYFRRVQAARTEPLYQWFKLHNPHMTETSVWDPETTDVITFPVSAEPDAILREDVGAVQFLEYVRLVQEHWVRAGRRHEQYNPGLHHNVSNTVTVKDDEWEAVQQFIWDNREYFAGISLLRETGDKIYAQAPREEVTTESDMIRWNSLSYREVDYTMLLEGVDMTTLGDTVACAGGACEII